One genomic region from Prionailurus bengalensis isolate Pbe53 chromosome C1, Fcat_Pben_1.1_paternal_pri, whole genome shotgun sequence encodes:
- the LOC122479802 gene encoding solute carrier family 35 member E2A — protein MSASAKPSAPAELAPGPEDQPKGKPLLGWGSLFGPRSEKIVFSRSEGAPEENVLTITITETTVIESDLGVWSSRALLYLTLWFFFSFCTLFLNKYILSLLEGEPSMLGAVQMLSTTFIGCIKIFVPCCLYQHKTRLSYPPNFIMIMLFVGLMRFATVVLGLVSLKNVAVSFAETVKSSAPIFTVIMSRMILGEHTGLLVNLSLIPVMGGLALCTATEISFNVLGFSAALSTNIMDCLQNVFSKKLLSGDKYRFSAAELQFYTSAAAVAMLVPAWIFFMDLPVIGRSGKSFSYSQDVVLLLMMDGVLFHLQSVTAYALMGKISPVTFSVASTVKHALSIWLSIIVFGNRVTSLSAIGTVLVTAGVLLYNKAKQRQREAMQSLAVAASPTPEDEAEPLTPKDPRPHH, from the exons ATGTCGGCCTCAGCGAAACCCTCGGCGCCGGCAGAGCTGGCCCCTGGCCCCGAGGACCAGCCCAAGGGGAAGCCGCTCCTCGGCTGGGGCTCTCTCTTCGGCCCCCGCAGCGAGAAGATTGTTTTCAGCAGGAGCGAGGGCGCCCCCGAGGAGAACGtgctcaccatcaccatcacGGAGACCACGGTCATCGAGTCGGACCTGGGCGTGTGGAGCTCCCGGGCTCTGCTCTACCTGACGCTGTGGTTCTTCTTCAGCTTCTGCACCCTCTTTCTCAACAAGTACATCCTGTCCCTGCTGGAAGGGGAGCCCAGCATGCTAG gTGCTGTGCAGATGTTGTCAACTACGTTTATTGgatgcattaaaatatttgttccttGCTGTTTATATCAACACAAAACCCGGCTTTCTTATCCCCCCAATTTCATCATGATCATGCTGTTTGTGGGTCTAATGAG GTTTGCGACGGTGGTTTTGGGTCTGGTCAGCCTGAAAAACGTGGCGGTTTCGTTTGCTGAAACAGTGAAGAGCTCTGCTCCCATTTTCACCGTGATTATGTCCCGGATGATCCTCGGGGAGCACACGG GGCTGCTGGTCAACCTCTCGCTCATCCCCGTCATGGGAGGCCTGGCACTGTGCACGGCAACGGAGATAAGCTTCAACGTCTTGGGGTTTTCGGCCGCGCTGTCCACCAACATCATGGACTG tttgcaaaatgttttttcaaaaaagcTCCTCAGCGGGGACAAATACAGGTTCTC GGCCGCGGAGCTCCAGTTCTACACCAGCGCGGCGGCCGTGGCCATGCTGGTCCCCGCCTGGATCTTCTTCATG GACTTGCCGGTGATTGGGAGAAGTGGGAAGAGCTTCAGTTACAGTCAGGACGTCGTGTTGCTGCTGATGATGGACGGCGTCCTGTTCCACCTGCAGAGTGTCACGGCCTATGCCCTCATGGGCAAAATCTCCCCCGTCACTTTCAG TGTCGCCAGCACCGTGAAGCACGCCTTATCCATCTGGCTCAGTATTATAGTGTTTGGCAACAGAGTCACCAGCCTGTCAGCCATCGGCACCGTCCTAGTGACGGCTGGCGTCCTGCTCTACAACAAAGCCAAGCAGCGCCAGCGGGAGGCCATGCAGAGCCTGGCTGTGGCCGCCAGCCCAACGCCAGAGGACGAAGCGGAGCCACTGACCCCCAAGGACCCCAGACCACACCACTGA